The following DNA comes from Verrucomicrobiota bacterium.
GGTTTCGCGAGCGGGGATACGCTCTTGACCCCCTGGAAGCAAGGGACGATGTGGCACCAGATCGCGCCGTTGCGCGGCGTGATCAGTTACCATCCGCGTCCGAAAATCACGGACGTGAGACAGGGGGACGGCTATATGACGATTCAGTGGCACGGGCCGGACGCCGAATTGTTCGATGTGTCCAGTGGCACAACCACGAAGTTGCACTGGTATGTGACCGAGCAAGCGACGTCGCTCGCCACGCTAGATTTCAAGCCGATTACGCGTCCGACAACGATGCATACGGTTACGATTAGGACGCCCGATCCTCAGCCAGCCTTCTTCCGCGTGAGCCTGATCCCACCGCCGGAAGGGAAGGAATAGGCCTTCCCGCCGAATCGGCTCCAAGGGAGCGGGGGTCAGTAATCAGTCAACAGTAATCAGTAATCAGTGGTCAGTCACGAGTTCGTGAAACTTGAACAGGAAAACAACCGTCACGGGAATGCCTCCAACTCATAACGGCAATTCGTGGAAATTCGTGAAACTCGAGTCTGCCACCTCACTGCCGTTTCATTTCCCGAAAGTGCCGCACTGACACTGAAGATGAAGTCCGCGGCGAAAATCCTCTTCGCATTGTTGCTGCTCGCCGGCGCGGTCTTTTCGACGCTCCGGTATCTCCCGCTGGCCAGCGACAGATCGATGAAGCGAACCGCGCTGGTTCGCCGTGAAATTGCGCTGCGCGTTCTGGCGGAGTTCGTGGCCCGCGAGTTCACGGGTCAGAAAGTCCTGGTCGTTTCCAATCCTTTCACTCAACGAAAAACCCAAAGCAGCGAGGTGGCGGAATTCGAAGAGGCTGGCCTGCGCGGGCTGAAGAAAGGCTGGGCGAACCGAATCCAGCTTCAAGGAATCGGTTTTCCGGAACTGGACCCGGCTCTCGCCAAGAATCCCTCGCACGGCCGGATTGATCCGCAGACGACCACGCCGCTCAGTTTCATGACGACGGACGGCGCCTGGGACAATTTGCTGCGGAGATACCCGGACACGGAGGTGGTGGTCAGCTTGATCGGTTTGCCGGCTACGTTGCACCGCCTGGAAATCTGGCGGCAATCGAAGCCGCGTTTCGCACTGTTGCTGCCGGACCTCCGCATGATCGGCGACGCCGCCGATGTGAAAGAAGCTTTTCGCAGCGGCAAGCTGGCGGCGGTGGTTTTGGAAAAACCAAGCGCGCCGCCGGAATCAACCCCGATCCATCGCGATTACCACGCCGAGTTTAATCAGTGCTTCGTGTTGATCACGGCAAGCAACGCGGACACGCTGATCGAAGAATCGAGAAGGATCGCGCGGCGCTGACTACAGCTTCTGCGGTGTTCTTAAATCTACGGCTTGATGAACCGCCCAACAAAGCCGCCGCCGCCGCGCAGTTCGACGGGCAACGTGTCGCCGCAGCGTGCCGTGGAATTCTCGACCACGACGGCGGCGTCATTGTCCTTGTGGTCGCGGACCAACGACGCCTGGTAAGTGCCGTCGCCGAGAAAGGCCAGCGGCACCTGGATTGACTTCGACCCGCCGGCGCTCATCACGGCCAGCATCCACCTAGTGCCTTTGCGACGAGCGAAGATAGAGAGTTCACCGATGCGCGAGTCAGGCAGCACACGGGTTTCGTCCCAGACTGCTGGAATGCTTTTGATCACCGGAAGTCAGATCGTAAATCGGTCGTAAAGAGAAAGAGCCTCTGGATCTTAGAGCATTGTTGCTGCCTGCTCAAAACTAACGCCATGCTTGCGGAGATTCGCCGCCGCTTTAGACGCGTCCCACTCGAAAACCAAATCGAATTCAGGCGCCACAACCCTTACATTGGCCTCAGTCAAAATCCGAATTCAGCATCAATCTGCCCTCTCGTGAGCGGTTATGCGATCTTTGGCACAGCGAACGGCGGGCGGTATTCGCGTTGAACAAGTTTGTTCGCCTGGTCCGCGAAATCGCCGACGAACCGTTCTTGCTTCGGATCGAAAGTTACCCACGGGCCGAGCACGGCGGGCGTGGTCCCAAGCTCAACTCCGTTCTCGCGCAGATACTCGCCGCAGCGCTCGAAGGCGTCCAGCAGCTCCGGCCTGGAGCGAATTCTTTCCCGGATCGCTTCGGGGGAAGTCTGTTGGCCGAGCCGATGGGATATGTTCGGCAAATGACAGCACGCCGCTGACAGATGTCCGTCCAACGCTTCCGCAGCGAGGTCGCTGCCTTTCCGGCTGCGCATGGCGGCAGTGAAGTTGGACAGATGCGAGCCTCCCAATCCTCTTGATCCGTCGTCGGCCGGAAGCTCTTTGATCTTTTTGCCCTCTTTGTCGAACAGCGATCCGCCGGACGAGGCCCCCGCGAAGTAGCCGCCCGCGCAGTCAATGATCAAGCCGCCGCTGCGCCCCCGGAACTTGCCCATGGCGTCCGGGCCTTTGCCGAGGCGCACGTTGCGGACTTCGCAGATCATCGGGGCAGGTTGATAATCCAGCAGCGCAATGTGCGTGTTGGCCGTTTCCCCGCAATCGTTGAAGGCGAATCGTCCGCCGATGCTCATGGCTCGCGGCGGCGCCTGGTTTTGGCCCAAAGCCCACCGGCAAAGGTCCATCACATGAATGCCGTTGCCCGTTTCCCAGAACCAGTGCCATCCGTAATGCAATTGCTTTCGCATGAGCGGCCCTTTGGGCGCCGGTCCGCACCAAAGATCGTAATCGACCGTTGGCGGCACAGGCGTCGGCGCCGTGACATTGCCGATGCCATCGCGCGCTCGGTAAACCAGACAGTGGGCAAAGCGAATGGGACCGAACTCGCCGCCGCGCAAATACTCGAAGGTCCGTCGAAGCAAGCCGCTGGAACGGTTCTGCGTGCCGACCTGCACCATCCGGCCATATTTCCGCGCCGCCGCGACCATTTGGCGGCCTTCCCAGAGGTCGTAGGAAAAGGGCTTTTCGACATAGACATCCTTGCCCGCCTGACACGCCCAGACGGTGGCCAGCGCGTGCCAATGATTGGGCA
Coding sequences within:
- a CDS encoding Gfo/Idh/MocA family oxidoreductase, translated to MELPPSAAWAAGGTNSSPQYRNSLKRRSPRSATWTRAHLDREVQPFKKRGETVVAHRDLRRVFDDKSIDAVVIALPNHWHALATVWACQAGKDVYVEKPFSYDLWEGRQMVAAARKYGRMVQVGTQNRSSGLLRRTFEYLRGGEFGPIRFAHCLVYRARDGIGNVTAPTPVPPTVDYDLWCGPAPKGPLMRKQLHYGWHWFWETGNGIHVMDLCRWALGQNQAPPRAMSIGGRFAFNDCGETANTHIALLDYQPAPMICEVRNVRLGKGPDAMGKFRGRSGGLIIDCAGGYFAGASSGGSLFDKEGKKIKELPADDGSRGLGGSHLSNFTAAMRSRKGSDLAAEALDGHLSAACCHLPNISHRLGQQTSPEAIRERIRSRPELLDAFERCGEYLRENGVELGTTPAVLGPWVTFDPKQERFVGDFADQANKLVQREYRPPFAVPKIA